In one Syntrophorhabdales bacterium genomic region, the following are encoded:
- the gatC gene encoding Asp-tRNA(Asn)/Glu-tRNA(Gln) amidotransferase subunit GatC has translation MKVTKDVIEYVAHLGRLELDPDEIDRYTSQLDSILEYMDKLNSLDTSGVEPTTHAIPNVNVFREDQVVESFSVEASVGNAPERKGSFFKVPPIIEAE, from the coding sequence GTGAAAGTAACAAAGGATGTCATCGAATACGTCGCTCATCTGGGCAGGCTTGAGCTTGACCCGGACGAGATCGACCGCTACACGTCCCAGCTTGATTCAATACTGGAATATATGGATAAACTCAATTCTCTCGACACGTCAGGCGTGGAGCCGACAACCCACGCAATTCCCAACGTGAATGTGTTCAGGGAGGATCAGGTGGTGGAATCGTTTTCGGTTGAGGCTTCGGTGGGAAACGCACCGGAAAGGAAGGGCTCTTTTTTCAAGGTCCCTCCTATTATAGAGGCGGAATAA
- a CDS encoding CBS domain-containing protein translates to MKVAEVMNKNVVTCHPSEKLPVIINKFELFHIAGMPVTEKGALAGIITQTDVLRAVKEGSIQDILVKDVMTSNVISVSPTESATQVARLMVEKRINRIPVVESGRLVGIVTRGDLIKAAAVCE, encoded by the coding sequence ATGAAGGTCGCAGAGGTCATGAACAAGAATGTAGTGACATGTCACCCTTCTGAGAAGTTGCCGGTCATTATTAATAAGTTTGAACTCTTTCACATAGCCGGTATGCCCGTCACAGAGAAGGGGGCTCTCGCGGGAATCATCACTCAAACGGATGTGCTGAGGGCGGTGAAAGAAGGATCGATCCAGGATATACTGGTGAAAGATGTCATGACGAGTAACGTGATTTCGGTGTCGCCAACCGAGTCAGCGACGCAGGTGGCAAGGCTGATGGTGGAGAAGAGGATCAACAGAATACCGGTGGTCGAAAGCGGGAGGCTCGTAGGGATTGTCACGAGGGGCGATCTAATCAAGGCAGCAGCGGTATGCGAATGA
- a CDS encoding DUF294 nucleotidyltransferase-like domain-containing protein: MPLNFSIVERFASEYQQAMREKTLLRHDRYHMLSALREKLYQAMRDYETFEAELSSMLNSIQAAKTYEELGQQHRRSVAGVKNYFLEEQTIVDVHDLFGTIRDAITGRVLSLIERELEREGLGRPPVEYSWVGLGSEGRNEQTFVTDQDNMLIYETGAAGRADSYFKELAERAVERLDTVGFSKCKGGIMPSNEKWRGSRADWQKRLEETLTEDKKTLELLDLIILSDARHVFGAKDILDVFVERFQTMLHENRVIMKDLTQSAVLMPTALGFFGRFKVEAEGENKGKLNIKLHGWAPLIMSVRALALAQGVAYTGTLKRVRTLREMNIIKREVEEELVDAYLLFVSLRVTNQISEPDGANANHINPDLLDADEAGRLRKYMRVVESFQKYVNEILLFGQPF, from the coding sequence ATGCCGCTCAATTTTTCCATTGTCGAGCGTTTTGCATCTGAGTACCAGCAAGCAATGCGCGAGAAAACTCTTCTCAGGCATGACCGCTACCACATGCTTTCGGCCTTGCGGGAGAAGCTTTACCAGGCGATGCGGGACTATGAGACGTTTGAGGCAGAGCTCTCCTCGATGCTGAACTCTATACAGGCTGCTAAGACCTATGAAGAGCTGGGGCAGCAGCACCGCCGGTCTGTCGCCGGAGTGAAGAATTACTTCCTCGAAGAGCAAACCATCGTAGATGTGCACGACCTTTTTGGTACCATAAGAGACGCTATTACGGGCCGTGTGCTTTCGTTAATAGAGAGGGAATTGGAGCGTGAAGGCTTGGGGAGGCCTCCCGTGGAATACTCATGGGTAGGGCTGGGCAGTGAAGGAAGGAACGAGCAGACGTTTGTGACCGATCAAGACAATATGCTTATCTACGAAACCGGGGCCGCGGGACGTGCTGATTCATATTTCAAGGAGCTAGCCGAGAGGGCTGTAGAGAGGCTTGACACAGTGGGTTTCAGCAAGTGCAAGGGCGGGATCATGCCTTCAAATGAGAAATGGCGAGGTTCTCGCGCCGACTGGCAGAAGAGACTGGAAGAAACTCTCACTGAAGATAAAAAGACTCTCGAGCTGCTTGATCTTATTATTCTCTCCGATGCCAGGCACGTCTTCGGTGCGAAGGACATCCTCGATGTGTTCGTTGAGCGATTCCAAACGATGTTGCATGAGAACCGTGTCATCATGAAAGACCTGACGCAGTCTGCCGTGCTCATGCCGACGGCACTGGGCTTTTTCGGGAGATTCAAAGTCGAAGCAGAAGGAGAAAACAAGGGGAAGCTCAACATAAAGCTTCATGGCTGGGCGCCGTTGATCATGTCGGTCAGGGCGCTTGCGCTCGCCCAGGGAGTCGCCTATACCGGTACGCTCAAGCGAGTAAGAACGTTGCGGGAGATGAATATCATAAAACGTGAGGTGGAAGAGGAACTCGTTGACGCGTATCTTCTCTTTGTCAGCTTGAGGGTGACTAACCAGATCAGTGAGCCTGACGGTGCAAACGCAAATCATATTAACCCTGACTTGCTTGACGCCGACGAAGCGGGAAGGCTGCGCAAGTATATGCGGGTTGTGGAGTCTTTCCAGAAATATGTTAATGAGATTTTGTTGTTCGGACAACCGTTCTAA
- a CDS encoding valine--tRNA ligase, producing MTEKIYQPNPVERKWYSFWLEKGYFRAESVSDKPPFCIVIPPPNVTGVLHMGHALNNTLQDISTRHKRMSGYNALWLPGMDHAGIATQNVVERELAKEGLTPESLGREAFIERVWQWKEKSGGTIIEQLKRLGCSCDWSRERFTMDAGLSRAVREVFVRLYEEGLIYRGNYIINWCPRCKTALSDVEVEHEETKGHLYCIRYPLAEGEGFVTVATTRPETMLGDTAIAVNPDDPRFHHYIGREVILPIAKKRIPVIADTYVDTTFGTGALKITPAHDFNDFEIGKIHSLDIVKVIDEEGRMNDHAFHYKGMDRFEARTKIVEELGREGLLEKIEDYGLVVGRCYRCKTVVEPMLSLQWFVTMKPLAAPAIEAVRSHKVRIIPEMWEKVYFEWMENIKDWCISRQIWWGHRIPVWYCDACQKMYVSRKEPTSCEQCNGALRQESDVLDTWFSSGLWPFSTLGWPESTEDLRTFYPTSLLVTGFDILFFWVARMIMMGLHFMGDVPFREVYIHALVRDAEGRKMSKSKGNVIDPLLMLDQYGTDAFRFTLAMLAAQGRDVLLSEERIEGGRNFVNKLWNASRLTTALLEGKDVAAGKVTSSFLPDRWIRSRIRRVAQEVEESLNAYRYSEAALTLHSFVWHEFCDWYLELVKPNLYGKVTQCDAKATASILHDTFLDILRFLHPFMPFITEEIYQKMPRRESESIVIEQFPRYNQGEVDEQAEEGMNILMGVIDVIRNIRGEMGFAPNVRIDAHLRAHGHAALLEEYAYYIKELAKVEELLFVTEGVSGRAAIGIHEDVEVFIPIKDPQIIVREIGRIDKELGKIGPEIERTFKKINNEAFREKAPPEVIKKEEMLHQDLCQKREKLVGNRGALEGLLKA from the coding sequence ATGACAGAGAAGATCTACCAACCAAATCCGGTCGAACGGAAATGGTATAGCTTTTGGCTCGAGAAAGGTTATTTCAGGGCAGAGAGCGTTTCCGACAAACCTCCGTTCTGCATAGTAATACCGCCGCCAAACGTGACGGGCGTACTGCACATGGGTCACGCCCTTAACAATACCCTCCAGGACATCTCCACGCGGCACAAGAGAATGAGCGGCTACAATGCGCTCTGGCTGCCCGGCATGGATCACGCGGGCATAGCGACGCAAAACGTTGTTGAGCGCGAACTCGCCAAAGAGGGTCTTACCCCGGAATCTTTGGGGAGAGAGGCCTTTATAGAACGAGTGTGGCAGTGGAAAGAGAAGTCGGGCGGAACCATCATCGAACAGTTGAAAAGGCTGGGTTGCTCATGCGACTGGTCCCGCGAGCGCTTTACCATGGATGCCGGCCTGTCGCGGGCAGTGCGCGAGGTCTTTGTCAGGCTTTACGAAGAGGGGCTCATTTACCGCGGTAACTACATCATCAATTGGTGCCCACGCTGTAAGACTGCTCTTTCGGACGTTGAGGTAGAGCACGAGGAGACAAAGGGACATCTCTACTGCATCCGCTACCCCCTCGCCGAAGGAGAGGGCTTTGTTACGGTTGCCACAACACGGCCCGAGACGATGCTGGGGGATACGGCAATCGCGGTCAATCCTGATGATCCGCGCTTTCATCATTACATCGGCAGGGAAGTCATCCTTCCGATTGCAAAGAAGCGGATCCCCGTGATAGCCGATACCTACGTGGACACGACCTTCGGAACGGGGGCTCTCAAGATAACCCCAGCCCACGATTTTAACGATTTTGAGATAGGCAAGATACACTCACTCGATATCGTCAAGGTGATAGACGAGGAAGGCAGAATGAATGACCATGCCTTTCACTACAAAGGCATGGACCGCTTTGAGGCGCGAACGAAAATTGTCGAAGAGCTCGGGCGCGAGGGGCTGCTCGAGAAGATAGAGGATTATGGCCTTGTTGTAGGAAGATGCTATCGCTGCAAGACGGTAGTGGAGCCAATGCTCTCCCTTCAGTGGTTTGTTACCATGAAGCCGCTCGCGGCTCCGGCTATCGAAGCAGTCAGGTCTCACAAGGTCCGCATCATTCCAGAGATGTGGGAAAAGGTTTACTTCGAGTGGATGGAAAATATCAAAGACTGGTGCATATCACGGCAGATCTGGTGGGGTCATCGGATACCGGTCTGGTATTGCGATGCCTGCCAGAAAATGTATGTCTCGAGAAAAGAGCCGACCTCGTGTGAACAGTGCAACGGAGCGTTGCGGCAGGAATCGGATGTGCTTGATACCTGGTTCTCGTCGGGACTGTGGCCCTTCTCTACCCTTGGGTGGCCTGAAAGCACAGAGGACCTGCGTACCTTCTACCCGACGTCCCTTCTGGTGACGGGATTCGACATCCTCTTTTTCTGGGTGGCGAGGATGATTATGATGGGCCTTCATTTCATGGGTGATGTACCTTTCAGGGAAGTATATATACATGCCCTGGTGCGTGATGCTGAAGGGCGCAAAATGAGCAAGTCCAAAGGCAACGTCATCGATCCTCTCCTGATGCTCGATCAGTACGGCACCGATGCCTTCAGATTTACCCTTGCGATGCTTGCAGCCCAGGGCCGCGATGTGCTCCTTTCTGAGGAGCGTATCGAGGGAGGGCGCAATTTTGTAAACAAGCTGTGGAACGCCTCCCGCCTAACCACGGCATTGCTCGAGGGTAAAGACGTGGCGGCTGGCAAGGTCACCTCATCCTTCCTTCCGGACCGCTGGATACGGTCCCGCATTCGGAGGGTGGCCCAGGAAGTGGAGGAGAGCTTAAACGCCTACCGTTACAGCGAAGCGGCACTGACACTCCACAGTTTTGTCTGGCACGAGTTCTGCGACTGGTACCTCGAGCTTGTAAAGCCAAACCTCTACGGGAAAGTCACCCAATGTGATGCGAAGGCAACCGCCTCGATTCTGCACGATACCTTTCTCGACATCCTCAGGTTTCTCCACCCCTTCATGCCGTTCATCACTGAAGAGATATACCAAAAAATGCCCCGCAGAGAATCCGAGAGTATCGTGATCGAGCAATTCCCCCGATACAATCAGGGAGAGGTAGACGAGCAGGCCGAGGAAGGCATGAACATTCTGATGGGTGTTATTGATGTAATAAGAAATATTCGCGGTGAGATGGGCTTTGCGCCCAACGTGAGGATTGATGCGCACCTGCGCGCCCACGGTCACGCCGCGTTGCTTGAAGAATATGCATACTACATCAAGGAACTCGCGAAGGTCGAGGAACTCCTCTTTGTGACAGAGGGTGTATCGGGACGCGCTGCAATAGGCATACACGAAGACGTAGAAGTCTTTATTCCCATCAAGGACCCGCAAATAATAGTCCGGGAAATAGGGAGAATAGATAAGGAGCTGGGAAAGATCGGGCCGGAAATCGAGAGAACATTCAAGAAGATCAACAACGAAGCATTCCGCGAAAAAGCCCCTCCGGAAGTCATCAAGAAAGAGGAGATGCTCCACCAGGATCTCTGTCAGAAGCGGGAGAAGCTTGTCGGAAACAGAGGCGCGCTGGAGGGCTTGCTGAAGGCATAA
- a CDS encoding response regulator translates to MKKKILIADKDSSLKEAFRIIFSEDKYDVLYAASAKEIERLLTSERPDIYIVNVNLSKSSGIEVYRKLQKDRFLDNARFFFMKDENDSTELLGFQAEGVIEKPINFFKVHERIAKDDDVVLLTDEVIEPEPQRVVQEPIAQTRGPAIEEAGVKEDIGMRIGVESLAREFSGHTVAGKEEMAPVLEAELRKVLNQTVEEMAPRFVDRLTTVLSTFIEDYTRRVLYEIAEKVIREEIDKLLKESGS, encoded by the coding sequence ATGAAGAAGAAAATCCTTATTGCCGACAAGGACTCAAGTCTCAAAGAAGCCTTCCGCATAATATTCTCCGAGGACAAATACGATGTCCTCTACGCTGCCTCGGCAAAAGAAATAGAAAGACTCCTGACCTCAGAACGTCCTGACATTTATATAGTCAATGTCAATCTATCGAAGAGCAGTGGGATAGAGGTCTACAGAAAGCTGCAGAAAGACAGGTTTCTCGACAATGCGCGATTCTTTTTCATGAAGGATGAGAATGACAGCACGGAGCTTCTTGGTTTTCAGGCCGAAGGTGTTATAGAAAAACCAATAAACTTTTTCAAAGTCCATGAGAGAATAGCTAAGGATGATGATGTTGTGCTTCTCACGGATGAAGTAATCGAGCCTGAACCACAACGGGTCGTGCAGGAGCCCATAGCACAGACAAGAGGACCGGCTATCGAGGAGGCTGGCGTGAAAGAAGATATAGGCATGCGGATCGGGGTGGAAAGTCTCGCCAGGGAGTTCAGCGGTCATACTGTTGCGGGTAAGGAGGAAATGGCACCCGTACTGGAGGCGGAACTGCGGAAGGTTTTGAACCAGACCGTTGAGGAGATGGCGCCGAGATTTGTGGACAGACTGACCACAGTTCTGTCAACGTTCATAGAGGATTACACCCGGCGAGTGCTCTACGAGATAGCAGAGAAAGTCATCCGCGAGGAAATAGATAAGCTGCTAAAAGAATCGGGTTCATGA
- a CDS encoding deoxyguanosinetriphosphate triphosphohydrolase, with the protein MNVRERLEDREERTLSRYAQKSSVTRGRQRPERPCDIRPAFQHDRDRIIHSKAFRRLKHKTQVFLFPTDDHYRTRLTHTVEVSQIARTVAKALFLNEDLTEAIALGHDLGHGPFGHAGEEALNRIHKGGFSHQEQSLRIVDFLERDGQGLNLTLEVRDGILKHAKGKGDILAKSQGDKPLTREAEVVRIADVIAYTNHDVDDAIRGHVIEPSDLPDECVKSLGGTHGQRIDSMVRGVISASLENEETGICIEKKTEERMEELRGFLWERVYENRIVHEDFEKCSRILEELYAYFLKKPEAFLEETSRIDFYDEPATCVCDYLSGMTDRYAFNLYEKLFLPLPWKIAI; encoded by the coding sequence ATGAATGTGAGAGAAAGGTTAGAGGATCGAGAGGAACGTACGCTTTCCCGGTACGCGCAGAAAAGTTCTGTGACGAGGGGGAGGCAAAGGCCGGAGCGTCCGTGCGATATTCGGCCCGCGTTTCAGCATGACAGGGACAGGATCATCCACAGTAAAGCATTCCGAAGGCTGAAGCATAAGACGCAGGTGTTCCTCTTTCCCACGGACGACCATTACCGGACGCGACTCACGCACACCGTGGAGGTTTCGCAGATCGCAAGGACAGTTGCAAAGGCCCTCTTCCTGAACGAAGATCTTACCGAGGCCATCGCGCTGGGTCACGATCTGGGACACGGACCCTTCGGACACGCGGGCGAAGAAGCATTAAACAGGATACACAAGGGTGGCTTCAGCCACCAGGAACAGAGTCTGCGGATCGTAGACTTTCTGGAACGGGACGGACAGGGTCTTAATCTCACCCTCGAGGTTCGGGATGGTATCTTGAAACATGCCAAGGGCAAGGGCGATATACTTGCCAAGAGTCAGGGGGATAAGCCCCTCACCCGCGAAGCCGAAGTGGTTAGGATAGCCGATGTCATCGCGTATACCAACCACGACGTGGACGATGCGATTCGCGGGCACGTGATTGAGCCCTCTGACCTCCCGGATGAATGTGTGAAATCTCTTGGCGGGACACATGGGCAGAGGATTGATTCGATGGTGCGGGGCGTCATCTCGGCTTCTCTTGAAAACGAAGAGACGGGCATTTGCATAGAGAAAAAGACTGAAGAGCGGATGGAGGAACTGCGCGGCTTCCTGTGGGAACGGGTGTACGAGAATAGGATCGTGCATGAGGACTTCGAAAAGTGCTCGAGGATTCTCGAAGAGCTTTACGCCTATTTCCTGAAGAAACCGGAAGCTTTCCTGGAAGAAACCAGTCGGATCGATTTTTACGATGAGCCCGCCACCTGCGTCTGCGACTATCTTTCCGGCATGACAGACAGGTACGCGTTCAATCTTTACGAAAAACTATTTCTTCCGCTACCTTGGAAGATAGCCATCTAG